The genomic interval TTCATGCTCAGGCTGGGCGCCCAAAACCCATAGCCGGTGATCAACTCGTAGCTCTCTTGCAAAACAGCATCGGTGGGTGGCTTCTCAAGATAGGTTTTGCTGGCAGCAATGTAAACTTCTGAGGAGCGGCTGAGGTCGGCAATGCCTTTCAACATGGCAGCGCAATAGGCAGCCGCCCGTTCGCGGTTTGCCGCCAACCACTCAGCAGGGGCTGTGAATCCAGCGAAGATGAACGAGTTGAAGTCTTTGTAGGTCTCGGTGATCACGACGCCATCGGGGACATCTTTTTGGGATTGGCGGAACTGGCTCAGACGGATCGTCGTCACATCAACATCATTGGCAACAAATGCTGCATGACGGAGATTCACCGATTCAAGAATCTTGATATTGGAAAGGTCTTTGGTCGTTTGGGAAATTCCTTTGGCAAGGAACGCCGCCTCAAAAAGGGTGCTGCTTCCGCCACCAACGGCATCTATGCCCACCCGTGTGGCGGGGTCAAACACTTGCTCGATGGTCGTGATCCCATTCCGCCCCACAAGGACATGATCAATCTTGTTGTTGCCGGGGCAAAACATCTTCATATCCTGCCCGGCTTGGCGCACCAACAGGGTTGAGGTGAACGAGGCATACAATACGTCCGCCTGCCCCGCCAAGACTGCTTGAGTGGCGACGGTGGTCGACTCAAATTGAATGATGTCATCTAGGCTTTGGGTTAGCCCAAAATCCGCCCCATGTTCCACGCTCCCATAGAGGGCAAAAATGGTTTGTGGGGAGGGTGCGGCGGCAATCGATAGACGGATCGGCTCGAACCCTTGAGCGTTTAGTGCAGCAAGGGGCAACCCTAAGACGGCAATCAAGCACAAAATAAGCAGAAAACGACGGCTTTGTTTTGTCATAGTGCGACTTTTTCTTTCGATGAGGAATAAGGGATAGACTCTAGCCAATTTCGGACAACCTCTGCTGCCGCATCTACATAGGGTGGGGTTAGCACTGTTCGGTGTGTGCCGGGGACATCCACAATAGGTAGCTTTGCCCCTCCAATGTAGCGTAAGGCTTTGAACAACTCAAGATCAAAGGCGGTATCACGGGCGCGAATATAAAGCATTGGACCCGGATAGGGCTTGGGTGATTGCTTCATGGCGGCATCATAGGCGGCACGTTGTACGCGCCGAATAGATTCCGGTAAGCCCTCTGCCTCTGCCTTCTCAAACATGTCATAGGCGCGTTTCACTTCAAGGGGCGTGGGGGGGATGCGCCCTTCTTGACGCTTCACCGTGAGGTATTGCGCCCGTTGTTCCGGCTTTAGAAGGACGCGCCCCAACCACAGGCTGTAAAGCCGCCGAAAGAGCCGGATGCGGTTTAGGCGGTGGGGCGTTCCGCCGTGTTTTCGGTGACGATTCATATGGAAATGTTCGTCAATAATGCACAGATAGACCTCGCGGTGTCCGGCGTTCCACAACACACGCCCTGTTTCCACCGCCAACCGCCCCCCAAAGGAAAAGCCACAGAGCAAGAAAGGCGGCTGGGGCTGCACGCTAAGAAGTTGTCCGGCGTGGTGAATTGCCATCTCGTCTACCGTTCCTAGCGGTGGACGGTCATCATCAACCCCCACCGCTTGCAAGCCATAAACCGGTTGATCGGGGTGCAGCCTATCGACCAAATCACGATAGAGGTAGACATTCCCTTTGAGGGCATGGAAGACGAAAAGAGGTGGGCGGACGGGTGAGGAATGGGCTGCGCGAATGGGAATCACCGTCGTCTGGGTTCGGCGTGGTGTGCGGCGCAGCCCATCAAGGATTGCCGCCTGTTCAGGAATTGTCCCCGCATGAAAAAAATCGAGGATGGTCACCGGGAGTTGGAACACCTCCCGCACCCTGAAAACGAGGCGGGCAGCGCTAAGTGATGTTCCCCCTAGATCGGTGAAGCGCGTCGCTCCAGTTAGCCTATCGGGAGAAATCTCCAAAATATCGCCCCAAAGTGCGGCTAAGCGCTTTTCCGTCTCTGTGCTGAACGGTGTTCTCGTTTGTGGTTGGGGTGTATCATGTTCGGTTTCGAGGCGTTCGCTGATTGCCCTCCGCTGGATTTTTCCCGTCGCGTTAAGCGGGAGTGTTTCATAAAAGGCAAGGTGGCGGGGAATTTTAGAAACATGGAGCGTCTGGGCAAGGTGGGTTTGCAGTTCAACCGCTGTTGCTGCCATGCCTTTCCGAAGGACGACCCCCGCCCCGATTTCCTCCCCTAAAGCCGCGTTGGGAACGCCAACCACGACGGCTTGTTTTACGGCGGGGTGTGTCTCTAGCACTCTCTCCACCTCTAGTGGGGCTATCTTCTGCCCCCCACGATTGATCTCTTCTTTCACTCGCCCGGTGATGAATAAAAAGCCATCGTCGTCGATGTACCCAACATCGCCCATACGAAGCCACCCATCAAGAAACGCGTCGCGGGTTGCCTCTGGATCGTCCTCGTAACCCTCAAAGTTCATCTCGCTTTTCACCACAATCTCGCCCACTTCACCACTGGGAAGAGATTCCCCTCTGCTGTTGATAATCCGCACGGCGAAAAAGGGTTTGCCCACCGAACCAAGCCGGCGCGTATCGGGCGTTAAACCTGTTGTGGAAATGTTATTCGCCTCTGTGCTGGAATACGCTTGGATCACCGGAACGCCAAAGGTTTTCTCTAAGGCATCCATCAATGATGGGGGGAGAGCCATCGATCCCGCACGGAGGTAGCGCAAACTATGGTTGCGAATACTATCGGGGAAATCGGCGGCGCGGTCAAGGATCGCTTGATACATCGTTGCCACAGCGGTAAACCAGGTGGGGCGGTAGGTCATCAACGCCTCATAAAAGCGGGGGACTTCAAAGCCCGGGAGAAAAGCAACACTCCCCCCAACGCAAAGCGTGCGAATCATATGATTCAGCCCTGCGGCATGAAAAAGGGGCATCACATTCAAAAGGCGGTCTTCCGCTGTGACGAAAAGCCCCGCCGACGGAAGTACAAGGCGTTTGGCATACAACGCCTGACGAATAGGGACAATCTTCGCTGTGCTGGTCGTCCCAGAGGTCAGCGCTAACATAGCCCAGTCGTCCGGGGCGGCAAAGCCGGGCGTGAAAGGCGTATTTGAGCCAAGAAAAGGCGTTGGCTCAAGGATGAATGTCCCTGCCGCCGGATGGGGAGTGAGGGTCACGGCACGAAGGTGGCATGTTTTGGCAAGCGTTGTGGCGTTCGGTGTGATCGCTGCTGTTGGCTCGTAGATAAGCGCTTGAACACCCACCCGCTGGCAAGCAGCCTCCCATTCGGCAAGCGACCCATGGGGGTTTAGGGTCAGCGGTATGGCTGCCGCGCATACCGCAAGAAAGGCTGATCCGAGATCAACACCATCTGAGACAACGATAGCCACCCGCATCCCACGCCCAATTCCGAGTTCGTTCAAGCGCTGGACAGATGTTGTAAGGTGATTGACAAAGGCAGCAAAGGTGAGCGGCGCACGGTTGGGGGCAAGCAGCGCTTGTTTATCAGGTGTCTTCTCCGCCGCATGGCGAATGAGATCAGGGATGGTCATAGGTGGTGTAGCCATAAGTTTTACATGTTGTTGGCGATTAAGTTGACTTAGGGGTCACTATAGCCTATTGCAAGGTGGGAATCAACCAAAGTTGAGAACAGAAAATTCTCTCTTTTACAATTTGCACAATTGACTTCTCCACGACATAATCTCTACGTTTCTTTATGATGTGTTGAGGAGAATAAACTATGTCTCTTAAACGTCGGTTTTATGTGGTGTGTATCCTTGCCCTTTTGGCGGCACTGATTGCACCTGCCGTTGGCAATGTAGCGATGGCGCAAGATGCCAAAGTCTTGACGCTGAATCTTGGCGCGGGCGACATTCCTACCCTAGACCCCGCTCTTGCTGAAGACTCCACCTCGATCCAAATTACGACTATGCAGCATTTCCCGATCATCCGTGACACCGAAGACAACCCCGGCAACATCATGCCCGGTGTGGCGGAAAAAAGGGGCGCTTCCGAGGACGGCTTGACCTGGACGTTCACCGTTCGTCAAGGCTTGCCCTGGGTTATGTGGGATGGCAGCGCCGTTGTGGAAGTGAAAGACGATGCTGGCGCGGTGAAATATGTCACGGCGAACGACCTCGAATACTCGATCAAGCGCCTGCTCGACCCCCGCACCGCGTCCCCCTATGCCTATGTCTTTATTGACTCGCTAGGGATTGTGGGCAGTGGCGAATTCAACAGCTTCACCGCCCCCGAAGGCAAAGATTTCAGCGATCCAGCGGTTGCTGAGGAACTTGCCAAGCTCAGCGATGCAGTGGCAGTGAAGGCACTTGATGAATACACGCTCGAAGTCAAAATTGCCCAAGAACTGAGCTACGCCGAGAGCATCTTTAGTATGTGGAATCTTGCCGCTGTGCCACAAGCCGCCATTGAGGAACATGGCGATAAGTGGACAGAACCGGGTAATATGATGAGCTACGGTCCATATGTTGCCTCCGAGTGGAAACACGACGAGAGCTTGACGATGGTCGCAAACCCATTCTGGCCCGGCATTGAAAATTCCCCCAAGCCCACGATCACCCAGATCACCTTCCTGATGTTGGATGAGACGCCTGCCTTCAACAACTATGAAGCAGGGACGTTGGATGCCACCGGTGTCCCCTCCACCGAATTGGATCGCGTGAAGGCAGACCCCGTGTTGAGCAAAGAACTGCTCATCGCGCCGCTGTTCTGCACCTATGTCTATGGTTTTAACGTGACGAAAGCGCCGCTGGATAACGTCCACATGCGCCGCGCTTTGTCCTATGCGGTTAACCGTCAGTCGATTGTCGATAACGTCCTGAAGGGTGGACAAGAACCTGCCCGCTGGTTCTCGCGTCCGGGCTTGGTTGCTGCTCCCACCATGGCTGATTCAGCCGAGACGGGCATCGGCTATGATGTCGATAAGGCGAAGGCTGAACTTGAGTTGTACCTGAAGGATACGGGGTTAACGGCAGATGCTATCCCGCCGATCACCTTCATGACGAACCAGAGCGAAGGGCACATCCGCATTGCCGAAGCGATCCAATCCATGTGGAAGGAAACACTCGGCGTCAGCATTGAAATCACCGCGCAGGAATGGCAGGTCTTCCTTCAGACCCGCAAGACCGACCCGCCTCAGATTTGGCGTTTCGGCTGGTGCCAAGACTATCCCGATGCGAACAACTTCGCCCGTGATGTGTTCCGCTCCACCAGCAGCCAGAACGACACCCGTTGGGGCAGCGAAGCGTTTGATAAATTAGTGGATGAAGCCGCCCTCGAAACCGATCTCGCCAAGCGCCTTGATCTCTACCGTCAGGCGGAAAACATCTTGGTGCTGGAAGATGCCGCAGTTATTCCGATCTATTGGTACACCCGTGTCGGGGTGACCAAACCGTATGTGACTCGTACCTTCGCCGTTGGCGCAGGTGATGAGCGCTATGAGAAATGGGATATTAACAAGTAATCTTCCTCGCACCTCACCCTTTCCGTGGTGATGTGTTGAGGGATGAGCGGTGACTCGGCATTATGTCGAGTCACTGCTTGTCATCAAAACGCTTTTGGGGAAAGAGGTTGTGTCTCGTTTTAAAGTTTTTTGAACTCCCTTTTTGAGGGCGTTGAAGGGTTTACCTGTGACTGCTTATATCTTCCGCCGTGTCCTCGGTATGTTTGCCGTTTTGTTTTGCGTCTCGGTGGTCACTTTTATCCTGATGCACGCTGTGCCGGGAGGTCCCTTTGACGGGGAAAAGAGCGTCCCGCCCGACGTAAAAAAACTTATTGAGGCAAAATACAACCTCAATAAATCCCTTGTTGAGCAATACTTCGATTACATCAGCGGCATTGTTATCCCCCGTATCCAACAAGGCAAATTGAGATCCTCAGACAAAAGCACCTACCTTGTTGCGGTGTCTTTCAACAAGGAAAGTCACTTGCTCTGGATGGATTTTGGTCCCTCCTATAAATCAAAATCGCGCTCGGTGAGCGATATTTTCCGTGAGCAACTGCCCGTCTCTGCCCAATTGGGGACATGGGCGCTCATCATCGCCCTGAGCATCGGTATTCCGCTAGGGACAATTGCCGCGCTCAACCGCAACCGAATGCCCGATTATCTGGCGATGAGCGTCGCGATCTTTGGCGTTTCTGTACCAGCGATTGTGTTGGGTCCGATCATGGTTTGGGTTTTTGCCGTGAACTGGAAAGTTCTCCCTGTGAGTGGTTGGGGAACACCCGCTCATGTGATTATGCCAGCAATAGCGCTGGGATTCGCCAGTTCCGCTCTGATCGCCCGCCTGACCCGTGCCAGCTTGCTCGAAGTCCTCCATGAGGATTACGTGCGCACGGCTCGCTCAAAAGGCTTGGCAGAGCGTCGGGTTATCCGCCTTCATGCCTTAAAAAATGCCATGATTCCCGTGATCACGGTTATTGGTCCGTTGTTTGCCGCGCTGGTGACGGGGACATTCGTTGCCGAGACCACCTTTGGCATCCCCGGCTTGGGGCGCTATTTTGTCAACAGCATCACCAACCGCGATTACCCGGTCATTATGGGAACGGTGCTGCTGTACGCCTCATTTTTGGTCGTCGCCAATTTATTGGTCGATCTTGCTTATGCCGCGCTTGACCCACGTATTCGCTATACCTAGGAAGGTTAGATCATGACCGAACAAGCCAATACACTAGCGCGTGGCAGTGCAACGCCGATTCAATTGGGAAATAATGAACCAACAACGTATGTAAAAGGGCAAAGTTTGTGGGCAGATGCGTGGAAACGCCTCCGCCGTAACCGTATGGCGATGGTTGGTTTGATCATCATTGCCATGATTGTGATTACCGCGCTCTTTGCGGATCGGCTTGCCCCACGACACTATGCCGCTGATAACCTTGCTCAAAATAATGCCGTTCCCTCGTGGCTGCCTTTTATTTTTCCAACAGTCAAGCCTGTTGGAACAGAGGGGGGCTACGCCAAACTGAACGACAGCTACCCTCTTGGCGCGGATTCAAATGGGCGCGATCTACTCAGCCGGCTGATGTATGGGACGCGCATTTCACTAGGGGTTGCCATTGTGGGTCCCTTGGTGAGCTTGTTGTTGGGCTTGCTTATTGGCAGCCTTTCCGGTTATGTCGGCGGGTGGGTCGATTCGCTCTTGATGCGCTTTGTCGATCTCATGTATGCCTTCCCCGCACTCTTGTTGATTATCCTTATGATGGCGGTTTTTCGCTCTTCGTTTGCCGATACACAGCCGGGTACCTTTGCCTACGAGATGAACAAGTTGGATCGTGCCTTTGGCGGCATGTTGTTCATTTTCATTGGCATTGGTCTCACCTCATGGGAGGGGATGGCACGCTTAGCACGGGGGCAAGTTCTCAGCATCAAACAGCGTGAATATGTCCAAGCGGCACGCTCTATCGGGATGACCCATCGCCAAATCATGTTTCGCCATGTGATGCCTAATATTTTGGGTCCACTGATCGTCGCTGAGACGTTGGCGATCCCTGCCTACATCTCTACCGAGGCATTTTTGAGTTTTATTGGATTGGGTGTGAACCCGCCAACACCAAGTTGGGGATCAATGATTCAATCTGGCGCACAGGCGATCAAATCTTATCCTAATCAGGCGATCTTTCCCGCGCTGGCATTGGCGCTGACGATGATTGCCTTCAACTTCTTGGGGGACGGTCTGCGTGATGCCCTTGACCCCCGTATGCGCGGCGTTGATTAGTCGTAGGTGAGCCGTCAGGTTGGCGAGGGACACTTTTTTCTCGGTGAGTCGGTGAAGAAGGTAAAGGGAAACGACTCAAGGAATACGTTGATATGTCTCGATCATCCAAAATCAGTACACTCGTCCTCGTCGCTGTGCTGGCAATTACGCTTGTGCCGCAAGCCTCACCTGCACATGCCATTTCCGCAGCATTGGGGCGCTTTTGGGCAAACTGCGGCATATTCTCGGTGGATACGGCTGTCAACGGCACAATCAATGATAGCAACAATACCGACCGCTTTCGCTACCGGATTACCGACGGCAACGGGAAGAAACTTTATCAAGAAGACGCCCAACGCACTGTTGGTGTGACGACGGGATCACTCGTCGTGAACATGTCCTTTGATGCCGATGGTGCCGATGGTCCCCCCGGAAAGAACCCCATTCGCTTCGATGTGATTGAACTTGATGTGAATGGATTCGAGATTGGCATCTTGCAAACCGGCTCCTATGACGCCCAATGCCTCCCCCCATCGGGAACGGCAACCTTTTCTGCCGATTTTCGTCCGCCTACCTTTTTGAAGGTGGTCTTTAGTGCGCCCTCGGCACTCTACACAAGCCCTGCCGGGGCAACGGTGCCGGGCTTGACCATCGCTGCTGGCAAAGAACATGTCGCCCTCTATCGCTCAGCCGATAATGGGTGGGTGATGATTGATGTTGGTGGCAATGAATTGGTCTGGGTACCTGTGGGCGTTCTCAGCGTTGATCTGACGAAACTTGGCACGCCCCCCGCACGGATTGATGGCGCAGACCCCTCCCGTCCGGGGAGTTCAGTGGTCGTCGTACCAACGCCGGGCGGTCCGGTGACGGTCATTGTGCCACCTTCGCCGCCTGTTTTGCTCCCTGATGGAACGCTGGCAGCGGGGGTCACCCGTGTGAATCTGCGGATGCGTACCGCGCCGGCTATCAGCGGACTTCGTTTGGCGACCATCCCGAAAAACACAATTGTTGCCGTGTATGGGCGTAACGACAACGCCACCTGGTATAAGGTGCA from Anaerolineales bacterium carries:
- a CDS encoding AMP-binding protein — translated: MATPPMTIPDLIRHAAEKTPDKQALLAPNRAPLTFAAFVNHLTTSVQRLNELGIGRGMRVAIVVSDGVDLGSAFLAVCAAAIPLTLNPHGSLAEWEAACQRVGVQALIYEPTAAITPNATTLAKTCHLRAVTLTPHPAAGTFILEPTPFLGSNTPFTPGFAAPDDWAMLALTSGTTSTAKIVPIRQALYAKRLVLPSAGLFVTAEDRLLNVMPLFHAAGLNHMIRTLCVGGSVAFLPGFEVPRFYEALMTYRPTWFTAVATMYQAILDRAADFPDSIRNHSLRYLRAGSMALPPSLMDALEKTFGVPVIQAYSSTEANNISTTGLTPDTRRLGSVGKPFFAVRIINSRGESLPSGEVGEIVVKSEMNFEGYEDDPEATRDAFLDGWLRMGDVGYIDDDGFLFITGRVKEEINRGGQKIAPLEVERVLETHPAVKQAVVVGVPNAALGEEIGAGVVLRKGMAATAVELQTHLAQTLHVSKIPRHLAFYETLPLNATGKIQRRAISERLETEHDTPQPQTRTPFSTETEKRLAALWGDILEISPDRLTGATRFTDLGGTSLSAARLVFRVREVFQLPVTILDFFHAGTIPEQAAILDGLRRTPRRTQTTVIPIRAAHSSPVRPPLFVFHALKGNVYLYRDLVDRLHPDQPVYGLQAVGVDDDRPPLGTVDEMAIHHAGQLLSVQPQPPFLLCGFSFGGRLAVETGRVLWNAGHREVYLCIIDEHFHMNRHRKHGGTPHRLNRIRLFRRLYSLWLGRVLLKPEQRAQYLTVKRQEGRIPPTPLEVKRAYDMFEKAEAEGLPESIRRVQRAAYDAAMKQSPKPYPGPMLYIRARDTAFDLELFKALRYIGGAKLPIVDVPGTHRTVLTPPYVDAAAEVVRNWLESIPYSSSKEKVAL
- a CDS encoding ABC transporter permease, whose product is MTEQANTLARGSATPIQLGNNEPTTYVKGQSLWADAWKRLRRNRMAMVGLIIIAMIVITALFADRLAPRHYAADNLAQNNAVPSWLPFIFPTVKPVGTEGGYAKLNDSYPLGADSNGRDLLSRLMYGTRISLGVAIVGPLVSLLLGLLIGSLSGYVGGWVDSLLMRFVDLMYAFPALLLIILMMAVFRSSFADTQPGTFAYEMNKLDRAFGGMLFIFIGIGLTSWEGMARLARGQVLSIKQREYVQAARSIGMTHRQIMFRHVMPNILGPLIVAETLAIPAYISTEAFLSFIGLGVNPPTPSWGSMIQSGAQAIKSYPNQAIFPALALALTMIAFNFLGDGLRDALDPRMRGVD
- a CDS encoding peptide ABC transporter substrate-binding protein — its product is MSLKRRFYVVCILALLAALIAPAVGNVAMAQDAKVLTLNLGAGDIPTLDPALAEDSTSIQITTMQHFPIIRDTEDNPGNIMPGVAEKRGASEDGLTWTFTVRQGLPWVMWDGSAVVEVKDDAGAVKYVTANDLEYSIKRLLDPRTASPYAYVFIDSLGIVGSGEFNSFTAPEGKDFSDPAVAEELAKLSDAVAVKALDEYTLEVKIAQELSYAESIFSMWNLAAVPQAAIEEHGDKWTEPGNMMSYGPYVASEWKHDESLTMVANPFWPGIENSPKPTITQITFLMLDETPAFNNYEAGTLDATGVPSTELDRVKADPVLSKELLIAPLFCTYVYGFNVTKAPLDNVHMRRALSYAVNRQSIVDNVLKGGQEPARWFSRPGLVAAPTMADSAETGIGYDVDKAKAELELYLKDTGLTADAIPPITFMTNQSEGHIRIAEAIQSMWKETLGVSIEITAQEWQVFLQTRKTDPPQIWRFGWCQDYPDANNFARDVFRSTSSQNDTRWGSEAFDKLVDEAALETDLAKRLDLYRQAENILVLEDAAVIPIYWYTRVGVTKPYVTRTFAVGAGDERYEKWDINK
- a CDS encoding SH3 domain-containing protein encodes the protein MSRSSKISTLVLVAVLAITLVPQASPAHAISAALGRFWANCGIFSVDTAVNGTINDSNNTDRFRYRITDGNGKKLYQEDAQRTVGVTTGSLVVNMSFDADGADGPPGKNPIRFDVIELDVNGFEIGILQTGSYDAQCLPPSGTATFSADFRPPTFLKVVFSAPSALYTSPAGATVPGLTIAAGKEHVALYRSADNGWVMIDVGGNELVWVPVGVLSVDLTKLGTPPARIDGADPSRPGSSVVVVPTPGGPVTVIVPPSPPVLLPDGTLAAGVTRVNLRMRTAPAISGLRLATIPKNTIVAVYGRNDNATWYKVQYGIQFGWVAAGYLRLTNIQVANLPVVFQ
- a CDS encoding ABC transporter permease gives rise to the protein MTAYIFRRVLGMFAVLFCVSVVTFILMHAVPGGPFDGEKSVPPDVKKLIEAKYNLNKSLVEQYFDYISGIVIPRIQQGKLRSSDKSTYLVAVSFNKESHLLWMDFGPSYKSKSRSVSDIFREQLPVSAQLGTWALIIALSIGIPLGTIAALNRNRMPDYLAMSVAIFGVSVPAIVLGPIMVWVFAVNWKVLPVSGWGTPAHVIMPAIALGFASSALIARLTRASLLEVLHEDYVRTARSKGLAERRVIRLHALKNAMIPVITVIGPLFAALVTGTFVAETTFGIPGLGRYFVNSITNRDYPVIMGTVLLYASFLVVANLLVDLAYAALDPRIRYT